TCTTCTGAATTTCCTGCTCCCGAGTAAATGATCTGCCCCGCGGCATTTTTTGTGATTTTGGTGTTGGTTTGCAGTGCCAGTACGCCTTTTCCGGCACTGTCCAATTCTATTTGTTCACCGTTTGCTAATGTGAGTACGGCCTTTGTTCCGGCAGGGGACTGTACATCTGCCAGTGGCGGATGTATGACTGCCGGCTGCTGCGTATGCTGTATATAATAGATCCCGGTGGCAACAGCCACCACTACCGCCGCAGCAACAGCCCATTTCATACCAGCGTTCAGCAGGGTGCGGCGGGGCTTTTCAGCAGCTATTTTCTGCTTTAATGCCACCCAGCTATGCTCCCTGAATTCATCTTCCCGCTCATCAGTCAGGATCAGCTCCTTTTCTCCTGCGTTGACGGCATCGTACCATTGGTGCAGCAGAAGTATCTCCTCCCTGGTAGCGCTCCCATCCAGGTATTTCCCGGCAAGGCGACGTACTTCATCGGCGCTTAAATTCATTGTTCCTGTTTTTAACGTGGCAATAAGTGCTATATAATAAGTAGAGACATGAAAGAAGAAAGTGTACGCAGCAAAACGCCACTTTTTTTAAACTTTTTTTTGGAAGACTTACCAAAGGCTGCGCAAATGCCCTAATTGCTTGCGGATAAGAGACATTACCTGCGTTACATAACGTTCCGCAGTACGGGGCGAAACTCCCAGCCGGGCGGCTACTTCGGGGAGTGGTTTATCCTGTAGTTTATGTTGAATGAAAACAAGACTGTATTTTTCGGGCAAACTGTCTCCGGCATATCGGATAAGAATATCCAGCAGGTGTTTATTATCTATATCCGGACTTTCCGTTCTCTCCTGTCCGGCGGACATTTCGGCCATGCTATATACGTCAGTCCGCCTGTCTTCGTTGGCAAGATAACGGTATACCGCATACCTGGTCATGGCTGCGAGGTATTGCGACAAAAACTGAATGGAAATATTATCACGTTTTTTCCAGAGGTTTAAAAAGACATTCTGTACCACTTCCCTTGCATCTTCGGTATTACGCATGCGTTTGTGCGCTAAATACAACAGCCATTTCCAATACCTGTCATAGATTTCCCGGAACGCTCCTTCATCGCTCCTGTTCAGCAATTGCGCTAATTGTTCATCTGTATAATCAGTATACATGAATATGGAAAGACGTGATAAAAAAACGTGAAACAGTGCTTATATAAATGTATATATTAAAGATTGTAAAAAATAGAATAATCAAAATAATATTATCAATTGGCAATTTTTGATAACTACAACACGGTTACCATCGTTGAGGCGCTCCCTAACCCCGGGCTGGATGCCCTGACGATGATCTTCCCTTTACTGCCTTTTACAGCTTTTACAATGACCTGGGCCATCCCGTTATAAGCGGGGCGTTCACGTTCCGGGAATGCCACCAGGCAGGTAGCATCGCCGTTATCGGTAGCCACAATGTTACCCGGGCCTTCGATGGAGAATTTTACCGGGGGATGGGAACGCGGTACGGTATTCCCTGCTTTGTCTTCCACCCGGAGCGTGATGTAGCAAAGCGTTTCCCCATCACCCGGTATCACTTTTACCTCCGGCTGCAAGTGCAGTTGCGATGCCTCGCCGGTTGTTCGCACTACATCTGTTGCCCAGATTTTGCCCTGTTTATATGCCACTACTTTCAATTCTCCGGGAGTATACCTGATGCTGTCCCAGATCAGTCTGAACTCTTCACCGGGGCCTTTTGTTCTGATACCCATGCTTACTCCATTCAGGAAAAGCGCTGCCTTATCGCCCGAGGTATATACCTGTACAGGCACTATTGAATCCTTTCTTTCCGGCCAGTTCCAGTGTGGTAATATATGCGCCATCGGGTAATCCGGCCGCCAATGCGCCTGATAGCTGTAATAGCGGTCTTTCGGGAATCCGCAAAGATCCACTATACCGAAGTAGCTGCTTCTTGAAGGAGGGTTTTTCTTCTTTATTTCCTCCAGCGCCTGCTGCAACCTGGCCCTGCTGGCGGTATCAGTGCGAAAATTAAGCAGGTTGGTTTCATCAGAATTATAGGGTGTTGGTTCTCCGAGATAGTCAAAACCGGTCCATACAAATTCTCCGAGCAAATGCGGGTACCGTTGAAGGGTCCGGAACTGCTCATCCGGCGAGCATCCCCAACCGGGCCAGGCATTGTCGTAGGAAGAAACCTGCCAATGTTCATATTTATCATGGAAGAAGTACTCTCCCCTGGAGCTTACACAGGAAGATGTTTCACTTCCTATCGTTGGCTTTCCGGCATAGCGGGGATCCTTATCCCAACGGGCCTGCTGCCCAAAGAAATAGTTCACGCCCATGAGATCGAGCGCTTCAGCAGCGCCTGAGTTACGCCCTCCATCGGGGTCGTTATAAGCATTAGAAACCGGTCGCGTGGTATCCTCCCGGTGAACGATGGCGGCCAGTTCTTTCGTTATATCTACGTTCTGCTGATCCATTACTTCATTGCCTATTGACCATATCATCACCGAGGGGTGGTTACGATCGCGGTGTATCATGGCCTGCAGATCTCTTTCGTGCCATTGCGGAAACAGTTTATTATAATCGTTCTTCCGCTTACCGGTTTTCCAGGCATCAAAGGCCTCATCCCAGACCAGCATTCCCATTTGATCTGCCAGCTCCAGCAGCTCCGGTGCAGGCGGATTATGCGAGGTACGAATAGCATTGCAGCCCATTGCTTTCAATATGGTGAGCTGTCGCGCTATCGCACCACGGTTTACGGCCCCGCCCAATGCGCCAAGGTCATGGTGGTTACAGACTCCTTTTATCTCTACTCTCCTGCCATTTAACAGAAACCCGTCGCGGGCGCTGAAAACGATAGACCGGATGCCAAAGGGCGTATAGTAAGTATCTGTTATCTTTCCGGCTACTGTCACCGTGGTTTGCGCCAGGTAGAGGTTGGGCTTTTCAATGCTCCACAGACGGGGCTTCGGAACCGATAACAACATACCGGATGGCACACTGCCACCAGCCGGAATATGTAACACCGCACTGGCCTTCTCTGTAATCCGTTTGCCTTGTTTTCGTCCATCCGGCGATTCATAAATGACGGTGCGTACTACTGCATCAACGGGAGTTGTTCCGTCGTTGTTCACCTTTACCTGTATATCAGTTGATGCTGCTTCAGCCGTGATCTTTGGCGTAGTAATAAAAGTACCCCATCCGGCAACGTGTACATTGTTTGTTTTCACGAGCCATACATGCCGGTAAATACCAGCCCCAGGGTACCAGCGCGAATCCCAGCTTTCAGTATCCAGTCGTACGGCTATTACATTATCGCCGCCTGGTTTTATGAATGGGGTGATATCAAAGCGAAAAGAATTATAGCCATAAGGCCATTCTCCCGCAAATTGGCCGTTCACCCATACTTTCGCGTAGGCCATTGCTCCGTCGAAGTCGATGAAGATACGCCCGGCGGCATCTGTTTTTGAAATAGTGAATTGTTTACGGTACCATCCAATGCCCTTCCAGGGCAGCTTTCCGGTGTTACCTGCGAGCTCGATTCTGAAAGGTCCGCTGATAGCCCAATCGTGAGGAAGATCCAACTGCTGCCAGGCCTGATCATCAAAAGCCGGCATCTCCGGATGTAATGGTTCTGCTTTAATGCTGCCATCGGCCTGTGTGCCATAACGCGCAAAATGCCAGTCTTCATCAAATAATGTTGTGCCGGCAGCGCCACTTCTGTTAACAGTAATCTGCCCCCACGCAGTTCGAACGCAAAGGCAGATCACTGCCAGTAATAATATCTTCTTTAACATCTTCTATTTAAAAAAGTAAAGATAAATCACCCCCTACTCCTCCATTTCTGCTATATTGATATATGCCAATACTTTTTTGCTTTTCAAAGACATCAGAACATAATATGTGCCCTCAGGCCAAAAACATGCACAGGGCCTCTGTCTTTATTATACCCCGGATGATTCACGAACTGATAATCGAATGTCACCTGGAAAAACTTCGTCAACAGTGCATTATAATAGGCCTCTAATATATTCTCATGGCCGTAGTTAAGTGCACCGTCGCCAATGATGAAACCATATCCTCCGGCGGCCAGGAAATCGCGGTGCTCCCGGGAAATTCCATTCACTACATCAGCAACGCCGAATACATCGCCCGGCCGTTTCCATTTTGTGCCTTTTATGGCGATACCTCCGCTGACTGTTCTGTCGATTTCTGTAAAAGCCCAGGTAGCATACTTACCATCGTTCCAGCCTACGCGGCAAAAAGCGCCTATATCGTCTGTGAGCTGCTGATCAATGCTTAGCCCCAGGCCGTATTTGTGGCCGCCATAAGAGCCGCCCTTTGAGTTACCACGGATAACGCTGAGCACAGACGTATCTTTGCCATTCAGCAGCGCCTCCATCCCCTGCGCGTATGAAGGCGCCCTGGAATAGGTGGTGCTGCCAATTACTCTCACGGCTCCGGTACGCTTGCCGAATTTCAGCTTGTGCTCATACTCAAGGGTTTCAGAATGAGCGTCGATGTTATATTCCATCGTGTGATAATTGGCAATACTTGGTACTGCCACAGTAGATACTCTTACTGCATAGGTAGGTTTAATGAGCTCCACTACCAGGCCCTCCGTATAGCCGCGGGTGTTAGCCGGGTAATCCCAGGCGCCATTAGCCCAGAGAGCCCAGTTTAAGAACTGTGTTCTCGGATCTTTTGAATAACTATTATCATCATAGAAATCGGCGATGGCAAATTTACCTGCACTGATGGTGATCCTGCTCGTAGGGATCCTGTCGGCTACCTGGTTCACATCGTCGCTCACGTCTTCATAACCGGTATTTCCCAACGGGATATGTTGTTGCAGATAAGCCCGGGCAATAAACACCTGTGGCTGTACGGCTCCCACACGATAGGTTTCTCCATTCAATGCACCAGCCACACCGGATGCCGAACTAAGCCCCTTACCGCCAGACACTTCCGGGTTGAAATAGAAAGTGGCATTCTTCCATAATCTGCGCCCTATGAACAAGGTGGCTGTCAGGCTCTGCGCGGTAGGCTCTACGGTATCGGCCAGGGAATTGTCGCCTCTGTAAGGTGATTTGAAACCGGAGTGTCTTTGCCCGATGATAGTTGTCTGGAAATGGATACTCCATTTGGATTTAGGGGCAGTACTATCCGCGTTACTCTGCGCGGAAGCAGCTTGTGTAAAACTGAACAATGCTACAATAGCAGTAATTACCTGTAATTTGATAGCCATAAAAAAGCGACGTTTAGAAATTTGAATGCTTCAGTTTTAATACGGTTTTACAACCATTGATTGAATTTTCTGATATACCAATTCTTGATCAGTTGGGTTAATACGCAATAGCTGAAAAGGATGCCGAACAACCACGGGAAATATGCCATTGGCAAGGGTTGCATCTTTAGATCCGCTGCAAAAGGCGTAAAGGGTATGGTAATACCGATCAGCATAATGAGCGTAGTCAATGCCAATACCGGAGCAGTAGCCCAGCTTTGAATGAAAGGAATTTTCCTCGTACGTATCATGTGCACTATCAACGTCTGGGAAAGTAATCCTTCAATGAACCAGCCACTCTGGAACAGGCTCTGATGTGCATCGCTGTTGGCTTTGAAGAAGAAGTACATCAGTGCAAAAGTAGCATAGTCGAAAATGGAGCTGATCGGGCCGATGAAAATCATGAACCTGGCGATACCGGAAGCGTCCCATTTCTTGGGCTTCTGCAGGAACTCTTCATCCATCCTGTCCCACGGAATAGAGATCTGTGATATATCATACAACAGATTCTGGATCAGGATTTGTACCGGCAGCATAGGCAGGAACGGCAGAAATGCACTGGCGCCCAGCATACTGAACATGTTACCGAAGTTGCTGCTGGCAGTCATCTTGATGTACTTGATGATGTTCCCGAAGGTTCTTCTGCCATAGATTACACCTTTGCGCAGCACCATCAGGTCTTTCTCCAGCAGAATAATATCCGCACTCTCCTTCGCAATATCCACGGCAGTATCTACGCTGATGCCCACGTCTGCATCGCGGAGGGCGGCTGCATCGTTAATACCATCTCCCATAAAACCAACGGTATGCCCCTTCGCCTGCAGCAGCTTTACTACCCTGGCTTTTTGTATAGGACTGAGTTTAGCGAGGATAGCTACATCTTCTACCTGCTCCTGCAATTCCTCGTCGGTCATGCTTTCCACGGCAGAACCCAACAGGATCTTGTTATAGTCGATCCCAACATCGCGGCATATTTTCTTCGCCACGATTTCATTATCGCCGGTAAGCACTTTCACGCTCACACCCAGTTTCTGCAATGCTTCAATAGAGCTTTTGGCAGAAGGTTTCGCCGGGTCGAGGAAGCCGATAAAGCCAGTCAGTACCATGTCTTTCTCATCTTCTACTGAATAGGTAAGCGCACGATCATCAAACTCTTTGATTGCTACCAGCAATACCCTCAACCCTTCTTCATTCATCTTCCTGGAAGTGTTGAGTACAATTTTTCTCATGGTCTCATCCATGGGAATGATGGTATCGCTTTCGATATGCAGCTGCTTATCTTCACCTGGATCGAAAGCACGATTGCATAGTCCCAGCATTTCCTCCACAGCGCCTTTACAGATAAGCAAATGCCGGCCATTGCGCTGTTTCAGGATCACCGACATACGACGCCGGTGAAAGTCGAACGGAATCTCATCCACTTTCAGGAAGTACTCTTCTACTTTCAGATAATCATGCAACTCTACGTGCTCTAATACGGCATGATCCAACAGATTCTTCAAACCAGTCTGATGGTAACTGTTGAGGTACGCCCACTTCAGCACTTCATCATCTTCTGCGCCGAAAACATTCAGGTGCTTTTCCAGTACAATCTTGTCCATGGTCAGCGTACCTGTTTTATCAGTACACAGGATGTCCATCGCACCGATGTTCTGAATAGCATTCAGACGTTTTACAATCACTTTGCGCTTGCTCATGTTCACGGCGCCTTTAGCCAGATTAGCGGTAACGATCATCGGCAACATTTCCGGCGTCAGGCCCACTGCCACGGCAATCGCGAAAAGAAAGGCTTCCATCCAGTCGTGTTTGGTGAGCCCGTTGATCAGGAATACCAGCGGCACCATCACCAGCATGAAACGAATGAGCAGGTAACTCACTTTGTTCACGCCTTTATCGAAACTGGTTTCAGCCCGCTTGCCAACAATGGCGTTGCTGAGAGAACCAAAGTAGGTTTGATTGCCGGTGGTAACTACAATGGCGGTGGCAGATCCGCTTACCACGTTAGTGCCCATGAAGCAGATGTTGTCCAGTTCCAGTGGTGATTTAGTGTCGGTATCGCGGATAGGAAGATTGCGTTTCTCCACGGGCAAACTTTCCCCCGTTAGCATCGCCTGGCTGACGAAAAGGTCTTTCGACTGAACAATGCGACAATCGGCGGGTATCATATCGCCGGCAGAAAGGAAAATAGTATCTCCGGGAACGATTTCTTTGATGTCGATTTCTCTTTTGAAGCTTCCTTTATCGTCGGTATTACGCAATACAGTAGCAGTTGTTTTCACCATGCTTTTCAGCTGTTCTGCGGCCTTGTTGCTTCTGAATTCCTGAATGAACCGGAGCAGCACGCTGAACAATACCATGATCGATACTACGATGATCGTTTTAAAATCACGGTCTGCTGCCGGTGGAAGTACTACATCGGTGATGATAGATATGGCGGCGATCGTCAGCAGAATAAATATAAAGGGGTTAACAAAAGCCTTTAGCAGCTGTTTATACCAGGCTGGGGCTTTTTCATGCATGACTTCATTCAATCCATATTTCTTCAGCTTCTCTGAAACCTGCCACTCTGATAGGCCTTCGGCTCTGCTGTCGAGCATGGCATAGAAAAGGCCATCCTCGCCTCTGGCAACATTCCTCAGCTTTACAACCGCTTCATCATTCATTCCATTTGTGCTGGTGGAAAAAGAAAAACGGCTCTTGATATTGCTTGTTACTGTAGCTAACATCGGGTTTTATTTTATTTATTTCTCTTCTTATTTAATACCATAGGCGCCAGAACAACAACAATGACGCAAAGGCCGATAACATTATATTGAAACAAAGGCAGCGTGCTCTGCGGATTAAGATGATAGCCCAGGTTCATATCTGCCAGTATCACAACTATCGTCAATACTATTAGTGCAACTGCCCAGCGGGCTTCTTTCCTGGTTCTCATTTTAAATTTATTTGCTTACCTGGTGGTACACAGGATGCCAGCATAGTGAAAGCTGCTATGCAAACCGGTACCACAAAAATGGCGGATCACCTTCCCGTTATCTTCGTGCAGAACAGGATGCCTGCAGCCAGTCGTCCGGAATGAAGGGAAACAACATATTCAGGTGCTAAAAAAGAAATGCAAGGTTTGATCCCGGTTGCCGGCAGTTCATTGAAGCCGGTATGGTTCACGGGTTTCTTAAAGGCTCTGATATTAAACATGACTTTGATTTTTTTCCCATCAACGAGATAACCAAAGTCATCTGTACAATGGGAGGTTAATAATTAAGGTGGCTACTCGGAGGTTGCGAATCCATTGTATTTTTCAGTTTTTAATCGTTAATAATTTCTTTAACTGATTGCGCTGCAAAGCTAGCTAACCCATTGAAAATTGACATTAGAGCAGGGACAAAATTTTATTAGAAATTTATTAGAAGAAGATGGAGGGCCAGATTGGCCGGCCGATGCGGGCATCGCATTAGTAAACAAACTTAATTAATATATCTTTTTACTTATATTATATTATTGGGGTAGGAAGACAGCTGCCTCAGCAGCATTACTGTCATGGATTAAAAATGAATGTCCGCAAAGATAGGCGGAAATTATTATTAACAGGCTCAGCTTACCGGAAGTTTGCTGAGCCTGCATTCTATAGTGATGGGTCAGTTTTTTACGGGCAGCCATACCTTATACGCCGAAGGGTGCTCCCTATTGGCCAGTGTGAAGAAGGGCACTGCTATGAAAGCATCAGGGCCGGTGATCACATTCACTCCTCCCAGCATTCCCGGTTTGAATGTCATCTGCAGGGCAGCATTGTTGCTGATCGTGATGTTGTTCAACGCAGCATTGTCTGCCGCTTCCAGGCCATAAACGACAGGACCCGCTGCGATAGCTGCTTTTCCACGAATGGTTGCTATCGCCTGATTCGGGAAAACGAGTCGCGGCTGCACCGGTAAATGCAGCGTTATACGGTCGTTCTTCTTCCAGCGCCGCGTTATTACTGCATATCCGTTGACCGGATTTACCGGTATAGGTTCCCCATTTATTTGCATGGTAACGGTATCGGCTATACGTGAATAATATAAATCCTGGTTATTTTCCTTTCCCTGTGCCCAGCCTGGTATCCGGACCTTTATCGTAAATTCACCTGCTTTTTCTGGCAGCACCTGGATTTGTGTTTCGCCTTTCCAGGGATACTGCGTTACCTGTCTCAATACTACCTTACCTGCTTTATTCAGCTTGCTTTTGAACTCACTGCCAACAAAAAGATTCACATAGAGGCCGGCGCTATCGGATGCGTAAATAAATTCCGGCAGTGCCGACACCAGTTTGAGTATCATGGGCGGGCAACAGGGACAGCTATGCCAGGCCCAGCGCCGGTGGTCGGTGGCAGTCAGCGGGTTCTCGTAAAAATAGTGATCACCCGACAGTGAGATGCCTGAGAGCAGGTTGTTATAGATCACCCTTTCAAATTCGTCCATGTACTTTCCATCTGCCAGGAGCTGGTTCATACGTTGACTGAAGAACGCAGATCCAATGGCAGCACAGGTTTCGAGGTAGGCTGATTCGGGAAGAAAATAGTCGGGGCCAAACTTTTCCTGATCGGCAATGGCTCCTTCCCCGCCGGTAATGAACATACGTTTCCCGGTCATATTGTTCCAGTAGCGTACCGCAGTAGCCAGGTACCCAGGCTTATTATCTTCCAGTGCCATGGCTGCAATGCCTGTAGCCAGCAGTGTAGCACGCACGGCATGCCCCTCTATGGTTTGCTGTTCAGGAACTGGCGCCTGATCCTGATTATAAGCGCCATCACTTTTACGTGCATGGCTACCGTCACTGTTGCCATAGTTTCCGCGGTTGCTGATCCAGAAACGGGCAAGGCTGTCGTATTGCGCCGCGTGAACCGGCGCGCTCAGCCTGTTTTTCAGGGCCGGCGTATTTTGAAACAGCCAGCTGAGTTTCAGCAACGCTTCCTCCGGGCCGCCATGGCCCGGGATAATGTTCTGTTTTGGCAATGGGCCCATCTGTGTGCACATATAATTACTCAGTTTCACGGCTACGTTTAACAAAGCTGTTTTGCCTGTTGCCTGGTAGTAATGCACGGCTGCCTCCACGAGCATTCCGGCATTGTAAACATCGTGCTGCCATTTATCGTCGCCGTTGTTGGTACCCCAGCGCTGATCCGGTCGATTAAGGGTAGTATAGGTATTTAGATAGCCGTCGGGATCCACTGCCTGTGCAGCTGCGATCCGGCTGATATATGCGTCTATTTTACTTTCCAGCCGCTTATCGGGGTACTGGCGCAGCAGGTCGGCAGCGCCTCTGATGGTTTCATACACCAGCCCGTCGTACCAGGGCGGGCCATCGAAAACCTTTGTATTCTTATCTCCCCTGGCCACCCGGTCGAAATTCAGAAAAGCATTACGGGTTTTGCCTGTTGTTTGTTTTTCTGCTATCAGGTCGGGCCTGTCCGGCTCATAGTTTCCTTCGAGTTTATCGAAAACATCGTATACCGTTTTGGTGGTCCACACCCTGAATTTAGGCGACCAGAAGGGATCCTGTATGTGTACCTCCTGCAGGCTGGCCGGACGGATGATTCGCCGCTCCGGGGGCGTCAGCTGCGCGCGTGCCGGGATCGATATTAAAAATGGAACAAGTGGCAGTACAAAGGCCTTTAATCTGAAACATACAATCATGTCTATTGCTTTATCCTGGTGAAACGTAGAATGGTATAAGCGTGTGCGGGGAACGTATAATTCAGCTTGCCGGCAGTTAAGCTGGTGGCGCCTTGTACAGGCGCTATATCAGCTATACCGGGCCCGTTCTCCGCCTGAGGAGCACCGGCCAATGTTAAGCTGTATACTTCACTTTGCAAAGATTCAAAATTTTCCAGTTCCACTACGGTGGGTGCTGGTTGTGCATTGGTATTCACTACGTGTAATATCAGCGTATCTGCGTTCCCGTTAGTAGTAGCCGTAACATCGAGGTCACCTGTTACAGCTTCTTTTACCCGTAACGGCGAATGCTGGCCGGCAGCCATTTGTTGCGCATAGTAGGGAGGCATTCCCCAGACTTTATCGGCTGTAAAGAAGATCTGGCCCTGATCCCAGCCATTATCATTCTGCAGCCAGGGTTGTAACGCGTTAGCCGGACAGGAAGCAAATACGAAATCGCCGTGCCGGCGCACGGCATTCAGCGTAGTGGCATGCCCTAACGCCCGCTGCATATTATGCAGGTTGCCGTTTTCTTCAAAGATCACACATTTCATAGTAGTAGCCGGATCCCATTCATGAAAAAGTGTCCGCATCTTCGAAAGCTCCTTATCTGTATCTGTTCCGGCGTTTGCATTATCTGCGCCGGGATGAAAATCCCAATAAGCAGCTTTTCCGTTCACCCCACGAAACACTTTCGCCATGTTGGGAGATCCTGGCCGCCACCAGGCGGCGCAGATCAGTTTCACTGCTGTATCTTTCGATCTGATGGCATGGTGAAGTAAGTTAAACCGTTCGGTATAATGCGTGTAATCGTTTGCGTTATCGCCCCTGAAAATCCCCTCTTCATTTCCTATCTCTATATACTTTATACCATAAGGCCGGGGATGGCCGTTAGCAGCACGTTGCTGCCCCCAGGGTGTGGTTACCGCGCCATTCAGGTATTCCATCATATCGGCTACATCTGCTGGCGTTTCTTCGATGTTAATGGCAAAGGCAGGCGTTATGCCGGCGGCTTCACAGAATTGCAGAAATTCTTCAATGCCAAAGCCATTCGTGGAAAATTTGTTCCAGTGGCCTGTGTACGGAGGTCGCTGTTCCCGCGGGCCTATCATGTTCTTAAAACGATACCCTTCAGCATTTACCATAGAACCACCGTAACGCATAAACGTTATTTTTTCATTCCGGATAGCATGAGCAATATCGGCCCGTAACGGAAGACTATTAAACAGCCTGCCTCCTTCCGGCATCAGCGATACGGCATCTACATATATTTTCCCTTTCCTTTCTATATAAAGGGCCCATCTTGCCTGAGCATCAGTGCTGCCGGGCGTAAGCCGGAATGAGTATTTCCGCCATGAAGGATCTTTGATACTGATGACCTGCCGCGCATAGGTAACTGTTCCAGCACTATTCTCCAATGCAACTATTACCTGTGCCGGTACGTCGCTGCCGCGCAGCCAGAGGGATCCGTTTAGCTGCTCCCCTGCGGTTACAGCTATTCCCCAGCGGTTCAGACCCCGGTTAGCCACTCCTGCCCTGCCTTTGTTCTGTGCCTGCTCTATCACCTGCGCGGTAACACCATGCCATGCACTATCCTGTGTAAGCGTAAGCTTTGCTCCCGGATGCCCGTCTGAAACGGGATCCCAGCAATCGCTTACCTGCTGGCTGGCTGTATAAAGGAGTGGCAGTTGAGTGGTGTCGCTGCCGCTTATGAAAACGGTATTGCGGAATGCAGCAGGGCTTCGGCTGGTGATAAGACCGAGTTTACCGGCCGGTAAGGGATTGTTGGTATCTTCATAAACAATCACCGGTTCTTTATCATTGTTCAACCAGACTTTTATTAACTGGTCCTGCATGGATACCCTGATGCGGTTCCACCGGGTAGTATTCAACGCTATGGCAGCTTCTTTCAACAGCTGATAGCCACGCACGTGCCGGCTCAGCTGTAACT
The genomic region above belongs to Chitinophaga sp. 180180018-3 and contains:
- a CDS encoding alpha-L-arabinofuranosidase C-terminal domain-containing protein: MLPVRFSALPLWICQASLLLLFHDTAAQENRIRINAGQVMNQIPSTIYGSCIEDVNHEIYGGFYSQMIFGESFEEPASGVNYKDWQRNSGYWAADREYGAGSVSIVPGRNTLRSIGGIEIGVEPDDHARLVYDPLIVKNGTYMFDIRFPESKGDMAGAIFRVSGTGIGEHAFTGYRIGVSRDGRQLQLSRHVRGYQLLKEAAIALNTTRWNRIRVSMQDQLIKVWLNNDKEPVIVYEDTNNPLPAGKLGLITSRSPAAFRNTVFISGSDTTQLPLLYTASQQVSDCWDPVSDGHPGAKLTLTQDSAWHGVTAQVIEQAQNKGRAGVANRGLNRWGIAVTAGEQLNGSLWLRGSDVPAQVIVALENSAGTVTYARQVISIKDPSWRKYSFRLTPGSTDAQARWALYIERKGKIYVDAVSLMPEGGRLFNSLPLRADIAHAIRNEKITFMRYGGSMVNAEGYRFKNMIGPREQRPPYTGHWNKFSTNGFGIEEFLQFCEAAGITPAFAINIEETPADVADMMEYLNGAVTTPWGQQRAANGHPRPYGIKYIEIGNEEGIFRGDNANDYTHYTERFNLLHHAIRSKDTAVKLICAAWWRPGSPNMAKVFRGVNGKAAYWDFHPGADNANAGTDTDKELSKMRTLFHEWDPATTMKCVIFEENGNLHNMQRALGHATTLNAVRRHGDFVFASCPANALQPWLQNDNGWDQGQIFFTADKVWGMPPYYAQQMAAGQHSPLRVKEAVTGDLDVTATTNGNADTLILHVVNTNAQPAPTVVELENFESLQSEVYSLTLAGAPQAENGPGIADIAPVQGATSLTAGKLNYTFPAHAYTILRFTRIKQ
- a CDS encoding beta-L-arabinofuranosidase domain-containing protein yields the protein MIVCFRLKAFVLPLVPFLISIPARAQLTPPERRIIRPASLQEVHIQDPFWSPKFRVWTTKTVYDVFDKLEGNYEPDRPDLIAEKQTTGKTRNAFLNFDRVARGDKNTKVFDGPPWYDGLVYETIRGAADLLRQYPDKRLESKIDAYISRIAAAQAVDPDGYLNTYTTLNRPDQRWGTNNGDDKWQHDVYNAGMLVEAAVHYYQATGKTALLNVAVKLSNYMCTQMGPLPKQNIIPGHGGPEEALLKLSWLFQNTPALKNRLSAPVHAAQYDSLARFWISNRGNYGNSDGSHARKSDGAYNQDQAPVPEQQTIEGHAVRATLLATGIAAMALEDNKPGYLATAVRYWNNMTGKRMFITGGEGAIADQEKFGPDYFLPESAYLETCAAIGSAFFSQRMNQLLADGKYMDEFERVIYNNLLSGISLSGDHYFYENPLTATDHRRWAWHSCPCCPPMILKLVSALPEFIYASDSAGLYVNLFVGSEFKSKLNKAGKVVLRQVTQYPWKGETQIQVLPEKAGEFTIKVRIPGWAQGKENNQDLYYSRIADTVTMQINGEPIPVNPVNGYAVITRRWKKNDRITLHLPVQPRLVFPNQAIATIRGKAAIAAGPVVYGLEAADNAALNNITISNNAALQMTFKPGMLGGVNVITGPDAFIAVPFFTLANREHPSAYKVWLPVKN